TAGAATAAGATATGGTTTGTTGTTTCTTTACTTTCTGATCCAACAATAACAGTCATCCTTATTACTGTGTCTCCTTAGAGTGCGAGCGGAGATGGAACGATTGGGAAGGAAGCCAGAAAGTCTGGTGATGGTGATAAAAAACCTAGCAAGTCCCAGCAGCTGAAGCAAGTGTTCAAAGAGTATGGAGCTGTGGGGGTGACATTTCACACTGTAATATCACTGACCTCATTTGGAATGTTTTATCTGGCTGTTTCAAGGTGAGTCTGGCAAAGGATCCATTTTTACATGGGACGAGTGTTGGAAATGCACAATGTGACTCAATTgttttcctttccctccccctcccaattttctaccctctcctgaaggtactgatttGCTGTGGTGCAGCTGTAAGGATATCGGGCACCACATGATCCCCTCGCTTAAGTAACCACTCTTCGTGTATAAACCCCGACAGGCTGGCTATTTGaatatggagggcatcacagctgagtctgatcctatcctcactcgaTGTCTAATTAGCAGGAGTCATTGGACAGCATtcatgctccctctctctccctccccccaccccccccccccccttcacggATGATTGTGTTGCTTAGCCAGGTATTGTATCATGAGCTACTGACAGCATCCGTCTCTGTTTAAAACACATGCACAAAGCCAGCAGCTGTTGGCAAGTTTGTTGAACCTTCACTGACAGAAAATATAAACAAAATTTTGGCAATTGCAAGCCCCAACTCAACCTGATATCTTCAGGATGCACAAACCTATGAGTTTGAGTCACCTGAAGTCTGGCACTGTTGTAATCTACAATGGACATCTCGGCAGCATCTACTACCGCTCAGTCCAGCAGTCAAAGCACATTTGTAGGAACAGTTTTATGATTTCCCGGTGATTGAAGCTGTATAAAGTAAAGGTCAGATAGAGCAGAGAGAAATTCTATATGTATCGGAACCTGTTCAAACTTCAGATGAGCTTgtgatctaggctgacgcttcaatgCATTATTGAGGGACTACTGCATTATCATTGGTGTTCTTCAaatgagattttaaactgaggccttgtctgcctgttTGGGTGTGCAGAACAGTTCACAtgggactatttgaagaagaacagggagttctcctagtgtcctgatcAATGTTCTTCCctaaaccaacaccaccaaaagcagggATTAACAGGTTATTCACCTCACACTTAGTTTTGCAGTACTTTGTGAGTAagtttggctgccgtgtttgcctgcaCAAgtgatttcaaaagtaattaattgattgtgaagatctttggaatatcctgaggacatgaaaagtttctatataaatacaagttctttcttttaaagtaCTATTGCTCCATCTTTGATTTCTCTTCCTGTAATAGAAACTTCTCAATGTTCACGATGTTTTAAAGCGGCGCAGATTTACAAATAGCTGCAAAAAGTTGGTTAGTATTGAGAGTGTTAACTTGAATAGGAGCAAACATCAATCAGTTGCTGGTAGAAGGAATCCAATGAATGCATATACTTCATGCAAATCTGTTTTCCATATTACAAGTTAGTTATTTTTCCATTCAGATTTGGGTTTTTCTTCCTATTAGCTCTGTTTTCCTGAGCAGATATCTGAGAATGTGGCATAGAGTTACAGAGGGGTGGGATGATGAATGTCACTTTTCCATCCCACTCAAGCCTGAGatacattttttttcctccttcaagCTGCAGCAATGTGGCATTCCCTTCCTCAACCTATTGTGCGTTCTGTATCGGACAGCTCAGTTCTTTTCAGAGCAGTTAATCTATCACGTTAtgtaccattttttaaaattcaatgttttaacattaaTTTGTTCATATCTTCTACTTCACCATTACTTAGCTGTTTTGCTGCGATTTATGATTTAAAGTAAAATCCCACATCTCCTGCCAAGTCAACTGAGTGACCATCTCTGTGGTAACGCCTATGGACTGCATCACAAGATATTGTGGAATTCCACAAATTCTGCTATTTTCTAGGAAGTCTAATTTTAGTCACAGGAAAGGAGGATTTATATTGTGCCTGGTGATAGTTTGTTGATTTGAAGTTGATAGCTGCTAAACACTTGAGATTTTAATTGGACTTTGAATTAAAGTGACAAAAATGATTGATTTTGGAGTACTGTGGTTGTTCATTTGTACATAAAACTTTTTTTGTCTGCGTGGGGCAAGTTCTTTTTCCCCTCTGTTCTACACACCATCGCCAAGGCTACGTGGGCAATCTGTGTTCCCAGGCCTTCGCCAGGGTACTACTTGGAAACCAGTTGCTAGGCGCTTGCACAAGAATGACTGAGATGATTCCCTCTAATTTCTCCTCCTTGTGGCGAATCTTCTGACCACTGGTGTGGGTGAAAGATTAAGTGCTCCACACCTAGATAATCATAGGTCCAAACCCATGACCAAGTGCCTCTTGTGACCTGGGGCTCCCACATTCTGTCTCATTACTCCCAAGTCTATAAAACATTTTTCAGAACCACTTTTATTAGTGACCACATCAACACTAGTGCTGGACTGCTGCCACATATGAGCTCCACAAAAAATGTCATTTTCAGAAAGTTAGCATAGCAAACTGAATTGCCTGGAGTAAAAGAGGCTTGTGCCTATGTACGAAAAGGAATGAGCCCTTCGTCAACAGGGGAATCAAATTGTTTACAGATTCTCAAGCTGTTTTAATTTAGATAGAAACCTTTTCTTCCTGGTAGTTCACCCTATTATAACCATCAGTGTTGTAAAATATCACCTTTTAAGACATGTTACAGAGCCACATGGTGAAAGTCAGTTGACAAGGCAACGGTTAattagaagtttaaaaaaaaactgaccctAGCACCAAGATCTCTGAATTCCCACAGTAAAGCCTAAAatagaaacatttaaaaatagtctttttaaaaaaaaacagaactgtATGTGCAGATTGTCTCAGTATAATCAAAGGTGTAATATGCTCACAGGATTTCATTTTGTATGTACATGATTTAAATTGTACTGTTAGAAATGAGTGGTTGGCTTATTATCCATTCCCTGTCTATTAAAAGAATACTTAAGTTTACATTACTTATGAAACCATGAATATAAATGACTGATATGCCATATTCCattgaaataaagacttgcatttatatacatcaTCTTCtcttaaagcacttcacatgGTGAATTACGTTGCAGTGCAGTGGCTGTTGGATAAgaaaatacacagcaagatctcacaagcaGCTATGAGATGTGTTTGGAGGATTgttggcaggacactgggagaatactCTACccttctttgaatactgccatgaGATCTTTGACTTGCACCTGAACTGGTATAGGCAGATAGCTCAACATCTCTGaaggatggcatctctgacaatgcagcactctctcagtactgcagtggagtgtcagcctagatcatgggcTCCAGTCATGGAGTGGGGCTtatacccacaaccttctgactccaaagaaagagtactaccaactgagctgaGTTGACCATTGCATCACGAGGAAACAAATATACTGTGTAATTTAAGTCATTGAATACTTTGCTTTTCCACAGgcattgttatgtaggaaaagaCAGTGGGGTTGATTTTCTTGGGATTGCCTAGGGAATGTCTCTTTCCCAGCGCAAAGGTCAGGGAAAGGGAGCAGATACCTGTGCTATGAGGTTGCTGCCTCCATTATGTAGCCCCTATACTTCCAAGGCTTTCCTGAGGGACAGAACAGGGACTGCACCTGCAAGAGGTGCAGGCCTAACACTCCTAAGTTGGGGGCTTTCCTGCTTCATTTTCCTATGTTTTCCTGGTTGGGGGTGCTAGATCCAGTAGCCCCACAAAGGGATAGCATTGGGCTTTAGCCCGAGACCCCACCACCCTTCACCTCGAGATCAGAGTCTGGGGCGATGGGCAGCAATGCAAAGGAAGGTCTGAAAAGATAAGTGTCATCTTTTCCTTGCACCCTTCATGCTGGGTGGCCATTTGGCTGCTGTTTTTCATAGGCAGCCAGAAGGCCTGACCATAGCACCTGTTGCCACTGCTGTAGGCCTCCTGCCCCACTGCCACATGCAAAGAACACCAGGGATTGGGCCTGTACTGGAGGTGGAACTGAACCATGATAACAACTTGGCCCACTAAatatggatgtcccaaagccagcCAGACACAGCACACTTTGAGCTTGCTGCACTGGTCCAGCATGCAGATCCAGGTCACCCAGGAAAAGAGGCCCCGGTGAACTCTAGTGTTTCAGATACAATGGCAGTATTTCTGAATACTCTTAATAACATTAAATGTTAGACTATGAAAGAATATCTGGGTCCTGAGTACTAGAAAACTAAGCCAGTACCTATTTACTTATGTAGAAACAcacgttacaacatggaaacaggctgttcggTCCAACCAGCCTATGGCGGCGTTTACTCTCCATGCGAGCACgctccacatgagcaaatagttctaatcacatttacccaccctcttcccatatcccttcaacttcAGTTCCTTCACCCACCTATTCGATCTCTAATCTTGATTGTTGACTTTGCTTCCCTCTAGCTCATACAGGAAGCAAATGTTAATTCTTGTCTTAAATTGCAACTTTTGAGCCCAGTAACGAGCTCCAAGATGTTCTTCCTGTTATCAGAGCCATCAACCTTTTACGGTCTGGGGGAGGGTTTTTAAAACCAACCTAAGCAACTTCAAAAGAACCTTCACACACAGGATTTCTGTTCAGTCTCCTAGCATTTTTATTTTCAGCCACATTTTCTGCTGATTTATCAAAACTGTATTAAGATTTGATACAGTGAGAAATCCACTACTAGTTTGTTCCATATACAGATGCATTCCTACCTGGAACAATTGGTTCTGGTTATTAGCTTAATATTCAACTGTTAACTGTGTTAAGCCCATTATTGAATCAAATTTCCTGGCATCGCTCTGTAGAAAACCACACTGCTACCTTTTTGAAGTAGGGGTTTATGTGAGGGTATgaattcccccttcccccatttttcccccttcaagttaTTTTCTGCTTGACTGGACTTTCTAATCCATTCACTAACTGTGTCCAAGGGCAGGAATACAACCTGCTCCCAGCAATGCTGGTCTGAACCAGCTGCCAAGAATTGCACAAACCAGGAATGACTTTCCCCTCTGCTTTCCCTCCACTTCAGTGAAgtgcttttctttttaaattgagaagCTTAGGTAAAGGGCTACAGCTGATGGTGCAGGCCCCGACAACGGTTGAAAGCAAGTATCAAAGATGATTCCAACACACTTTGCCAGCACACTGGTGGTAGTTTTAACTTTTACCACCAGGTGAAAAATGGGCGATGACGAATCGGCAGCATGTTTTACACTCGGTGCAGTTTTTTTTGCATGactttaatggaaaagaaaatcgggtgggttgtTAAACAGGCTACCAATTCactatcaccccccccccccccgagtgacTGAATGTAATTTGTTCTGAAGGTGCTGCTGTTAATTATTATTGATCATGACCGTACCCATATCATATTGCATTTTTGCATGGCAGTGTACAccaaatcatggaatcatacagcatagaaggaggccattcagctcatcgtgcctgtggtggctctttgaaacagctatccaattaaggGCAACCAAATTACAGATGACCTACTTTTTGTATTATGATCATTGTAAAGGGTTCCATGTATTGCATAAGTTGTACTGTCCCATCCCTGGTGCTGTACAATACTGTAGCAAAGTAAACCTAAACACTGTTCCCCTTAGTTTGGGTCATGGTATGTTTCTCTGTCATTTGTGTGTCTTTCTCATGCCAGTTTTCATCTGTTTCCTTTTCTTGTATCTTTTCTACAAAATACATTTACTTTCATTCGATTATTCTCTCTCCAGCTGGACAAACAAATTAAAACTACCATTTGGTTAGAAATATACTTAGTGCCAGAATTTTTATTTTACAAAGTTTTGGAATCTCACTCAGGAAGGCCACAGGACGGACTGTGAGGGAAATGGTAAATATCACACTGGTATAGTAGAGATCTTACTCTAAAGTTCGAGCAGTGGAACAACACGGGCAGAGTTGAGAAGGAGTTTTGTTGTGCATTTAACCATGCTGGGTCTGACCTGGAaatgctcgatgctgacactggatggCTGAAATGAGAAAATGTTTCCTTCTCGCCTCCAGTACAAAACCTCACAAGAAAAGTCATGAAAATAAATAAGGCACGTACTGTAACACTGAAGCACTTTAATATCAGCAGTGGGAGGATATGCAGCAGGGAACCGCAGGTCAAAACTGAAATGAGTGACCTCACCATATACTCAATAACTAAGCAGTTTAAGGGTTCTCTGGTTTCTCCACTGACCACAAATGTTTTATATTACTAGCCAACATCAacacttttaacttttttttagaaaaaaaactttttctgcCACCTTGAATTCAGAGTATGTGTTGCCACCTGTTAATATCCAGTCATGCACATCAAGTTCAAGAAGAATAATCTTTTAAGTAACCTTTTAGTTTTCTTGTACTTAATAGATTCTTATGTTTTTGTGGCCATAAAATAGGGTGGTTTGTCATGTATTTTTAAACCTCTCTGTGAAACTGCCATTATTTGGAATGGTTGGTTGGTTAAAAATTGGTACCTTTTTTAGACCAGCAGCTATTTAATCCTGTTTTCAGTGCCACAGTTTCAAAAGATCCAAGCTAACCGCTGCTGATTCCCACAGTGTGAATTTCTGCAGTGAGCCACTctgtttgtggggtgggggggggagaaaggaggaagagagggaggagggaaaagAGACCCTAGTTGAATCTGAAGCAGAGGGAATTGAAAGGGCCACTTGTCCAAGGTTTTTAACATTGTTAAGTTAactgcagtgcaatactgagggagtgctacagtgttggaggtgccgtctttcgggtgagatgttagggcaggcagggcctcggtttatcaggtggatgtaaaagatcacatggcactatatcAAAGAgcaggaattctccctggtgttctggtcaatatcAACTGACATCATTAAAacttatctgatcatttatttcattgctgtttgtgggagcctgctgtactcaaattggcttctgcatttcctacattacaacagtggccacacttcaaaagtactgtattggttgtaaagtgctttgaaatatcctgagatcatgaaaggtgctagataaatgcaagtcttttttctttatttttagtTGCACGGTGACAGAGGCCTCTGGTGCCCTCAGCCCAGGCAATGATGCTTGTGGATCCTGAAGATGGGAGGTCAGAAATTCCCAGGGAGCCATTTTGGGATTGGATCTGGAGTAGGCCAGAAATTCTACCACCCCATGGATGTGTCTTAGAACCTGTCCCAAATGCCAGGGTCAGGAATATTAGCATAACAAGCAGTTTCTTATGCCATTTTTGGCACCACTGAGCTGCCTGCCTCAGTGGGGGAAGAGGGATAGCAGCCGAGTGCTTTGCCACACCATAGCTGGGCCAGCCAAAGacttgaaaaatattttaaaaggctcTCATTTttacatttgccactttcccaaTGACAATCGCTCATCCCACGACTGTAGGGAAACCAGCCTTTGTAAATTTCACTGGGCCCACTTTCCTCAGCAGATCCTGGCAAGCAAGTATACCTGTTCCATGCAGGAGTATGTTGTAATGGAGGCAGAACTGGCAAAAATTCTGACTATCAGAATTTCAATGATGTCCACGtggaaggggtgggggtggggtcaagAAATGCTCCCTTACTTCCAGTGGAAATGTAAAAGCCACAAAAGGTGGTGACAGGGTCCTACCTCTAGTTCTGCCTTACCCATCCAGATAACAGCAGAGATATGCCCAAAGCCAGTGGGAGTTTTCTTTCTTCTATCATTTGGAGGTCATTAATCACTACAATTAGAATCAAAACCTTTTCTTTTAGAGAAGTACTGCTTCTTAATACAATGATtgtctaattttgtttttttttaaaagtacagtgGGCTAGTTTGTATTTTCCATGAATCTAGTTTAATCCAAGAGTCTGAATCTGGGGGTAGAGTTTAATTTAGttcattgaaatatttttttGACAAAATATAAACCTTTCCTCCTTCAGTACTGAATAAGAGGATTTCTTGATGTGATGAGACTTTTTACATTTGAGGGGGGTGGTGATTACTAGGACAATTAGTTACTCATTGCATTATTACCACTTAATGAAACTAATAAATGTGGGTCTTGCTACCTCATTAGAATAACAAGGACTCACTATCTGAGATTACATGACTTCTACATTCAACTGTCCTTTTCCTGCCATGAAAATCTCATCCAGGCAACCATCTGCACAGTAAAACTGAACAGTTCCCTTGGGTGCAAGATGCTTATGGGAAATCCACTTTCTGCTGCTTTTCCTTCTGGCCATTGCCCTACCTTCTTCTGTCCCTCAGGCTGTTTCACTTTACCTGCCCAATTCAATTTCTTCCCTGCTGTCCCCATACATTTCCATCCttgaactttttttcccccccttggatgttttactacattaaaggtgctataaatgcaagtagtagttgtCTCTATACAGTCTTGGTCTGTCCCAGCTGTCACTTTCTTTGTTCTACTTGGCAATTgcctccttccccaccttctCTGCTTCTAGTGTGTCCTGTCTTCAAGAACATGAACTAAGAGAAggagaggaaggaaaaaaaagtaaTTGTAACTAAAGAGAAATGAATATCAAATAACAAAATTAAAGAGGGAATGGTGACAATCATCAGGACTAAAACATTGAACTAAGGGCTAGGTTGCCTGAACACTAACTGTGAATGGAGAGGTCTAACCCTAACTCTTACAATTTCAGAGCCTACAAGTTCTGCATTAATTCTCCCAATGCAAAATGTGCAATATAATTGACTCTGAAAATGTTTGACATTTAAATACTATTGTTAGGACTAAAAGTAGTTCCTCATACCTAGGATAATAGAAATTTGCATAAAGGATAGAGCCCCACCTATGTGACTAAATCTGTTGCTTAGTGGCCCATAAAGTATCCAGGTATCAAGATAAAGTAGATTAGCTTTAATTATTCTGAAGTCATTGTTTTAGGATATGTTAACCATATTTGATTAGTCTACATCCTTCAGTGTTGTATATTGCATTGTATTTTCTGACTGCTCGCTAAACAttaatttttgtttctttttcagtgGTGTGGATGTGGTTGCAGTCCTTTACAAGTTAGGATCTAGCGAAGCAGTGGTGCAGTCCAGAATGGCAGCTGGCACCAGTACCTTTGTACTGGCATACGCTGTTCACAAAGTCTTTGCCCCAGTACGAATAAGCATTACCTTGGTTTCCGTGCCATTAATAGTGAGGTACTTTCGCAAGATTGGGCTTTTTAAGACGTCGCCTTCCAAACCATGAAGAACCATTTAGGAATCACCTTCAAGATTATAGACAGAACAGATTAGACATGAAGTTTTTTCCATAAATTAATGCAGTACAGTGAAGCCTGTATGCAGTAGTCACCTCTGAGCCTCAACTCTGCTGGTTGCTTGAAGTTGGTTGGCATGAAGTACTATGTTCTAAACTTGGCACTATGTAGAAGACCCTTTTGCATGAGGACACTACCGCCTAGCTTTTAGTAGCTGCTGGAGAAGTTTAATCCCATTATCGGGTTCCATTTACTTCTGTCGCTAACCTGCTGTTTGCAGTGGTCGTAACTTGTGTTAATAGAAGCTGTCTATTCCAGAGGAGCAGGGCTCTATAATTGCTAGTTTGAAGAAAAAGTAGTTGCACAAGAAACTACTAACTATTTCAGGCAAATGGCAAGTTTGAAATCTAGTATATTAGAGCAAAAAAAAGACAATCTAATGCTTGAATGAAAGCAGCTGAATTGCTAGCTTTTGTGCCACAATTTGTAGTTTGAGAAAGAAAATAACTTGAAGATTTAATTGAACTTGTAGGTTAGAACTGGTATTTAAAGAAATGGCTTCAtaatttctctttttaaaaatcatattgcTCAATGCTAGAGACTGTGGTTCCTTGTTTATAACAGTGGTATTCTGTCCTACCTACTTCAAACAGACTCTGCTGTCTCATGCTCACTATTGCTAATTTCCCAAATAAAAGCAGTGAGGGTGGAGCTACAGGAAGTAAGATAAACCTGCATGGTGACAGTAGATTGAATAAGGCTATGTCAGTTCACttcaagtgtaaggaa
The window above is part of the Heptranchias perlo isolate sHepPer1 chromosome 19, sHepPer1.hap1, whole genome shotgun sequence genome. Proteins encoded here:
- the fam210b gene encoding protein FAM210B, mitochondrial; its protein translation is MLSPFLLQSRQSHALLLLHKCFGKGARACGIGAAVRKGSYTARGNHSSLRARCKGPGCAAGERWPDARVGALGGLRTSASGDGTIGKEARKSGDGDKKPSKSQQLKQVFKEYGAVGVTFHTVISLTSFGMFYLAVSSGVDVVAVLYKLGSSEAVVQSRMAAGTSTFVLAYAVHKVFAPVRISITLVSVPLIVRYFRKIGLFKTSPSKP